In Leuconostoc kimchii IMSNU 11154, one genomic interval encodes:
- a CDS encoding TetR/AcrR family transcriptional regulator, which produces MKNRIAVQTKGRIRGALLTLLKEEQNLGMITIAALSDEAGISRRTFYRYYASKEEILTTYITSLINEYIVELKQSRLEKFEDLVIFFFNFWTQYADELSVFQKAGLFSIIVETSNKVLPDLYPTVGAPWQIASKNQQDIVYAIRYGIGGFWNVLSQWLACDRENVSVPELSRMLLNAMNSAQES; this is translated from the coding sequence ATGAAAAATAGAATAGCGGTACAGACTAAGGGTAGAATTAGGGGTGCCTTGCTGACATTATTAAAAGAAGAACAGAACCTGGGGATGATAACTATAGCAGCATTGAGTGATGAGGCAGGTATTTCTCGTAGAACTTTTTATCGCTATTATGCATCTAAAGAAGAAATCTTGACAACTTATATCACCAGTTTGATTAATGAATACATTGTAGAATTGAAGCAAAGTCGTCTCGAAAAATTCGAAGATTTGGTCATTTTTTTCTTCAATTTTTGGACGCAGTATGCTGACGAATTATCTGTTTTTCAGAAAGCAGGATTATTTTCGATCATTGTGGAAACAAGCAACAAGGTGCTGCCTGATCTATATCCGACGGTTGGTGCACCATGGCAGATTGCATCAAAAAATCAGCAAGATATTGTGTATGCAATAAGATATGGCATTGGCGGATTCTGGAATGTGTTGAGTCAATGGTTAGCATGTGATAGAGAAAATGTTAGTGTGCCAGAGTTGTCACGTATGCTGTTGAATGCTATGAATTCAGCTCAAGAGAGTTGA
- a CDS encoding MFS transporter codes for MNNSKLKLTIFVFGIFICMLDTTVMNVALPEISVAFSTPLNNLSWALNIYTILFAALTIPLTRVAEKFGMNKVIMLGFIGFGIGSLISGLSNGIAILVFGRAVQSIGAALIFPLSMILGIRLVETDKRTGVIALLGVTQGLAAALGPVIGGILTQYLSWRWIFFVNLPIVTLILIIGWRILNFSEKNNDIHNFDILGSSLSVLFLLSLTTVLTQGRSWGWTSTISLIVMLSAAVFLVAFLFVELKADQPMIPLQLFKNRNFMGASVVIILSNLFLVAVTVILPTYYTNVKNFDALHASFMLIPITLFIFITSPISGFALNKVGPKILISFGFGLMLIGYIGYTYNGLDKQLYSCVYGALVGSGYGLITGPITVIAASDFTGELLSSSQSVTGVLRQFGIVLAVALFVTGLYSNLSDAQVKSERYVSSTVSKLSIPEEIKLHLIDKSNEGIKSQGAAKIPKKHTGNRTIDHQINVALRNIKNTAQNNVRHAFKLLYQKAVPFLIMTIILALLFWQNKFKNDA; via the coding sequence ATGAATAACAGTAAGTTAAAACTGACAATTTTTGTTTTTGGCATATTTATATGTATGCTTGATACGACAGTCATGAATGTCGCTCTCCCAGAGATTAGTGTGGCGTTTTCTACGCCACTAAACAACTTATCTTGGGCTCTCAATATCTATACAATTTTGTTTGCCGCCTTGACGATTCCTTTAACAAGAGTAGCTGAAAAGTTTGGTATGAATAAAGTTATCATGTTAGGTTTTATAGGTTTTGGTATTGGATCGTTGATTTCAGGATTATCAAATGGGATAGCAATATTGGTGTTTGGTCGCGCAGTTCAAAGTATTGGCGCTGCATTAATTTTCCCACTATCAATGATACTGGGAATTAGATTAGTAGAAACTGATAAAAGAACAGGGGTTATTGCATTATTGGGTGTGACTCAGGGGCTTGCTGCTGCGTTAGGGCCAGTAATTGGTGGTATTCTTACACAATATTTATCTTGGCGCTGGATTTTCTTTGTGAATTTGCCAATTGTTACTTTAATCTTGATTATTGGCTGGCGAATACTTAATTTTAGTGAAAAGAACAATGATATTCACAATTTCGATATCTTGGGATCAAGCCTAAGTGTGTTATTTCTATTAAGCTTAACAACTGTTTTAACACAAGGCAGAAGTTGGGGGTGGACATCTACAATTTCATTGATAGTTATGTTAAGTGCGGCTGTTTTTCTTGTCGCCTTTCTGTTTGTTGAACTTAAAGCAGACCAGCCGATGATACCATTACAACTTTTTAAAAATAGGAATTTTATGGGTGCCTCTGTTGTGATAATTCTAAGTAACCTATTTTTAGTGGCTGTTACAGTCATTTTGCCAACGTATTATACGAATGTCAAAAACTTTGATGCGTTACATGCATCGTTTATGCTAATCCCGATTACCTTATTTATTTTTATAACATCACCAATTTCAGGTTTTGCATTGAATAAGGTTGGCCCTAAAATTTTGATTTCGTTTGGATTTGGATTAATGTTAATCGGATATATTGGCTACACGTACAATGGCTTAGATAAGCAATTATATTCGTGCGTGTATGGGGCACTTGTAGGCTCTGGGTATGGTTTAATTACCGGACCTATAACTGTGATTGCTGCTTCTGATTTTACTGGTGAATTACTTTCTTCATCCCAAAGTGTCACAGGCGTATTACGACAATTTGGTATTGTATTGGCAGTTGCGCTTTTTGTCACTGGCTTATATTCAAACTTGAGTGATGCACAGGTTAAATCCGAAAGATATGTATCATCAACTGTATCAAAGCTAAGCATTCCCGAAGAAATAAAATTACATCTAATCGATAAATCTAACGAGGGGATTAAAAGTCAAGGCGCAGCAAAAATTCCTAAAAAGCATACTGGAAATCGAACAATCGATCATCAGATCAATGTTGCATTAAGGAACATAAAAAATACGGCACAGAATAATGTGAGACATGCCTTTAAATTGTTGTACCAAAAAGCCGTACCTTTCTTGATAATGACCATTATTTTAGCGTTACTATTTTGGCAAAATAAATTCAAAAACGACGCATAG
- a CDS encoding ABC transporter ATP-binding protein: protein MTESTPVIEMQHIIKKFGDFAANDDINLQVQQGEIHALLGENGAGKSTLMNILTGLLQPTSGEILINGKKVTVDSPSKSDALGIGMVHQHFMLIDAFIVTENIMLGSEITKGLTLDTKTAAQKIKQLSEQYGLQVDPYAKISDISVGQQQRVEILKTLYRGADILIFDEPTAVLTPQEIDELITIFHNLAKEGKSIILITHKLDEIRAAADTVTVIRAGKSIETFPVAGVSSQELADLMVGREVHFKTVKDTAEVGKTILKIDKIEVQNARGVAAVKDFSLEVQAGEIVGIAGIDGNGQTELIQGITGLTKVQSGAVLLHGKDMTNKTPRQITETGVGHIPEDRLRFGMEVDMTLSENLALQTYYKTPLSKAGVLQPAEMDKLAQKLVEEFDVRSAGIQVTAGSMSGGNQQKAVIARELNRDNDLIIAAQPTRGLDVGAVEYIHQRLIAQRNAGKAVLVVSFELDEILNLSDRIAVINAGQIVGIVNAKDTNKQELGLLMTGMSLTDARAALKETVNAS, encoded by the coding sequence ATGACCGAATCAACACCAGTCATTGAAATGCAACATATTATCAAAAAATTTGGTGATTTTGCAGCCAATGATGACATTAACCTACAAGTCCAACAAGGTGAAATTCACGCGTTACTTGGTGAGAACGGTGCGGGAAAATCAACATTAATGAACATTCTAACAGGTTTACTTCAGCCAACATCAGGAGAAATCCTGATTAATGGCAAAAAAGTGACGGTAGACTCACCATCAAAATCTGATGCACTCGGGATTGGTATGGTGCATCAACACTTTATGTTGATTGATGCTTTTATCGTAACAGAAAATATTATGTTAGGGTCAGAAATTACCAAGGGTTTGACTTTGGATACTAAAACGGCAGCTCAAAAGATCAAACAATTATCTGAACAGTATGGCTTACAAGTTGACCCTTATGCTAAAATTTCAGATATTTCAGTTGGTCAACAACAGCGCGTTGAGATCCTAAAAACACTATATCGTGGCGCTGATATTTTGATATTTGATGAACCAACAGCTGTGTTGACACCACAGGAAATCGATGAGTTAATCACAATTTTCCACAATTTAGCCAAAGAAGGCAAATCAATTATTTTAATTACACATAAACTCGATGAAATTCGTGCTGCTGCGGATACGGTAACGGTTATTCGTGCAGGCAAGTCAATTGAGACCTTCCCAGTTGCTGGTGTATCATCCCAAGAACTCGCTGACCTGATGGTCGGTCGTGAGGTGCATTTTAAAACAGTTAAAGATACAGCTGAAGTCGGCAAAACCATTCTAAAAATAGATAAGATTGAAGTTCAAAATGCACGTGGCGTTGCGGCTGTCAAAGATTTCTCCTTAGAAGTGCAAGCGGGTGAGATTGTCGGTATTGCCGGAATTGATGGTAATGGGCAAACTGAATTAATCCAAGGTATTACTGGACTAACGAAAGTGCAATCTGGGGCGGTACTGTTACATGGTAAAGATATGACGAATAAAACACCACGTCAAATTACTGAAACGGGTGTTGGGCATATCCCAGAAGATCGCTTACGTTTTGGCATGGAAGTCGATATGACTTTATCCGAAAACTTAGCATTGCAAACGTACTACAAAACACCACTGTCAAAAGCTGGGGTGCTACAACCAGCTGAAATGGATAAATTAGCTCAAAAGTTAGTTGAAGAATTTGATGTGCGTTCAGCTGGTATCCAAGTGACTGCGGGCTCAATGTCTGGTGGTAATCAGCAAAAAGCAGTGATTGCACGTGAACTCAATCGTGATAATGACCTTATCATTGCTGCCCAACCCACACGTGGATTAGATGTTGGTGCTGTTGAATATATACATCAACGTCTTATTGCGCAACGAAATGCCGGCAAAGCAGTCTTGGTTGTCAGCTTTGAGTTAGATGAAATATTGAACTTATCAGATCGTATTGCTGTGATTAATGCCGGTCAAATTGTTGGTATTGTTAATGCAAAAGATACAAATAAACAAGAATTAGGGTTGTTAATGACAGGAATGAGTTTGACAGATGCACGCGCAGCACTTAAAGAAACGGTGAACGCCTCATGA
- a CDS encoding ABC transporter permease translates to MTTQKNSLSIALFSVLFGLIIGAVIMLVFGYNPIAGYMALLGSAFGSMQDVGGVLTQMTPLILTALGFTVAQTAGFFNIGLSGQALAGWVGAIWYSLSFPNMPAYLMIPSALIIGAGLGALAGAIPGWLRAQFGASEVIVTIMMNYILLFLGNNILQNTMSKGIKESAETTKQVGANASLQMKWLTDLTQGSSISAGIFISLMMIVVVWFIMTKTTLGFEIRAVGLNPDAAKYAGMSAKRNAVVAMAISGGLAGLAGTIEGLGNYLNFFTQNGSPSIGFDGMAVALLGGGSYLGILGAAVILSVLKIGGLGMPMSSGVPFELVDIVTASIIFFVGASYLIKLMQARIKAMDEKAAQTTKAKKQATIGSANGSNQKDGE, encoded by the coding sequence ATGACAACACAAAAAAATTCGCTTTCAATTGCCCTATTTTCAGTTCTTTTCGGCCTTATTATTGGTGCCGTCATTATGTTGGTATTTGGTTATAATCCGATTGCGGGTTATATGGCACTACTTGGTTCAGCTTTTGGATCAATGCAAGATGTTGGTGGTGTTTTGACGCAAATGACGCCACTAATTCTAACAGCTCTAGGTTTCACAGTGGCTCAAACAGCTGGCTTCTTTAATATCGGGTTATCTGGTCAAGCCTTGGCTGGCTGGGTTGGTGCAATTTGGTATAGCCTCAGTTTCCCAAATATGCCGGCTTATCTCATGATTCCCAGCGCGCTGATTATAGGTGCAGGACTAGGTGCCTTAGCAGGTGCCATTCCAGGTTGGTTACGGGCACAATTTGGTGCCAGTGAAGTGATCGTCACCATTATGATGAATTATATTTTACTATTCTTAGGTAATAATATTTTACAAAACACGATGTCTAAAGGCATTAAAGAATCTGCAGAGACCACAAAACAAGTGGGTGCAAATGCCTCTTTGCAAATGAAATGGTTAACTGATTTAACCCAAGGTTCTAGTATTTCGGCGGGTATTTTCATTTCATTAATGATGATCGTTGTGGTGTGGTTTATCATGACAAAAACGACACTTGGTTTTGAGATTCGTGCGGTTGGCTTGAACCCAGATGCTGCAAAGTACGCAGGTATGTCAGCTAAACGCAATGCCGTTGTCGCCATGGCTATTTCCGGTGGTTTGGCTGGTTTAGCCGGCACAATTGAAGGTCTAGGCAATTATTTGAATTTCTTCACTCAAAATGGGTCACCGTCCATTGGCTTTGATGGTATGGCTGTTGCGCTATTAGGTGGCGGGTCTTATCTCGGTATTCTTGGTGCTGCGGTGATCTTATCGGTGCTCAAAATTGGTGGTTTGGGCATGCCAATGTCTTCTGGGGTACCATTTGAATTAGTTGATATTGTGACGGCATCGATTATTTTCTTTGTGGGTGCCAGCTATTTGATTAAGCTCATGCAAGCACGCATCAAAGCCATGGATGAAAAAGCCGCACAAACAACTAAAGCTAAAAAACAAGCCACTATTGGTTCGGCAAACGGCAGTAATCAGAAGGACGGTGAATAA
- a CDS encoding ABC transporter permease, with protein MSLMAMLALIISSTLVYSAPLIFTSIGGTFSERSGVVNVGLEGIMGIGAFASVVFNLTFADTLGAATPWLGLLAGAVVGLLFSLLHAVATVTLRADHIISGTVINLMAPALGVFLIKVLYGKGQTAPIAQDFGYTSVPGLSKIPFLGQLFFEKTSGPAWLAIFVAVISWYIIFKTKFGLRLRSVGENPQAADTLGLSVARLRYSGVMISGLLGGVGGAVVAQSISLNYSASTIVGQGFMAMAAMIFGRWNPIGALFASLFFGLSQSLAVVGAQLPGLNNIPSIWLQIAPYVFTIIVLVFFFGKTRAPKADGVNYIKAA; from the coding sequence ATGTCATTAATGGCGATGTTAGCACTTATTATTTCTAGTACATTAGTCTATTCCGCACCGTTAATTTTCACGTCAATTGGTGGTACTTTTTCGGAACGTTCTGGCGTTGTTAACGTTGGTTTGGAAGGCATTATGGGCATCGGTGCTTTCGCATCAGTTGTTTTTAACTTAACATTTGCAGATACTTTAGGCGCTGCAACACCTTGGTTAGGATTACTAGCCGGCGCCGTTGTCGGACTATTGTTTTCATTACTGCACGCAGTTGCGACAGTCACATTACGTGCTGATCATATTATTTCGGGTACAGTAATTAACTTAATGGCACCAGCATTGGGTGTCTTCTTAATCAAAGTGCTTTACGGTAAAGGCCAAACGGCACCAATTGCACAGGATTTTGGTTATACATCTGTACCTGGTTTGTCAAAAATTCCTTTCTTGGGACAATTGTTTTTTGAAAAGACTTCTGGACCAGCATGGTTGGCAATATTTGTTGCAGTTATTTCATGGTATATTATTTTTAAAACAAAATTTGGTTTACGTCTAAGATCAGTTGGTGAAAACCCACAAGCAGCTGACACACTTGGATTAAGCGTGGCACGGTTACGTTATTCAGGTGTGATGATTTCTGGTTTACTGGGTGGTGTTGGTGGTGCCGTTGTCGCACAATCGATTTCCTTGAACTATTCTGCTAGTACCATTGTCGGACAAGGATTTATGGCGATGGCGGCCATGATATTTGGTCGTTGGAATCCTATCGGGGCGCTATTTGCTTCACTTTTCTTCGGATTGTCACAATCATTAGCAGTGGTTGGTGCACAATTACCAGGATTGAACAATATACCATCTATATGGCTACAAATTGCACCGTATGTCTTCACGATTATCGTACTGGTATTCTTCTTTGGTAAAACACGGGCGCCTAAGGCTGATGGTGTGAATTATATTAAGGCAGCTTAG
- a CDS encoding ArsR/SmtB family transcription factor has protein sequence MLKIDGLNQIETTQVMVFKALADPVRLQIIQYLKHTEHEVACGEVGKAINISKTSGSYHFKLLQSAGLITARKEAREKYVTLNQETFEKYVNHFYDNI, from the coding sequence ATGTTAAAAATAGATGGATTAAATCAAATTGAAACAACACAAGTGATGGTTTTTAAAGCATTGGCAGATCCTGTACGATTGCAAATTATTCAGTATTTAAAACATACAGAACACGAAGTAGCATGTGGAGAAGTGGGCAAAGCGATAAATATTAGTAAAACTTCGGGATCATACCATTTTAAGTTATTGCAATCTGCTGGACTAATAACTGCTCGTAAGGAAGCAAGAGAAAAGTATGTTACTCTAAATCAAGAGACATTTGAGAAGTATGTTAATCATTTTTACGACAATATTTAG
- a CDS encoding MFS transporter: MINKKINPTWILTLTSLGFFMSMMDSMIVTTASTAIKNDFQISVGTLQWALNAYNITIAAVLLVGVALGEKIGRRKIYNIGILTFTIGSILCALSNNISFLIVARIIQGVGASVMTPMSMAILTNSLPVTERGKALGIWGGIGGLALIVGPSLGGLIVAKLAWQWIFWINVPIGIIAIFLSHKMLPESTGNSDKINPLDSILIIVALAGIIFSLSEMNSPKLNISTIVIGIVSIFVGVWFVLRQKKENSPMVPLNYFQSTTFTGGNIATFLLYAAMYGVVFFLPQFLQVVDGANSLQAGLKILPWTGTLFIVTPFAGKAVDQFGTKLIATLGLILQGTGYLFIMLFVNQQSSYAIMVIPLIIAGAGLSMAGPALQKAVLGSVDPTSLGKASGIYNVFRLLGGAVGTTITVIVFYKFGSTVSAQQFTSGFRSAMLCAAIFSFLGILFSMQFKKGH, translated from the coding sequence ATGATAAATAAAAAAATAAACCCCACTTGGATACTAACTTTGACGTCATTAGGATTTTTTATGTCTATGATGGATTCTATGATTGTGACTACTGCGTCCACAGCTATTAAGAATGATTTTCAAATTTCAGTTGGCACACTTCAATGGGCTTTGAATGCATATAATATTACAATCGCTGCAGTTTTGCTGGTTGGTGTTGCATTAGGAGAAAAAATTGGTCGACGTAAGATATATAATATTGGTATTTTAACTTTTACTATTGGATCGATACTTTGTGCTTTATCAAACAATATTTCGTTTCTTATTGTTGCGCGCATAATTCAAGGAGTAGGAGCTTCTGTCATGACCCCTATGTCTATGGCCATTTTGACAAATTCATTACCGGTCACAGAACGTGGAAAAGCTTTGGGGATTTGGGGCGGAATTGGCGGACTAGCATTAATAGTTGGTCCGTCATTAGGAGGTCTCATTGTTGCAAAACTAGCGTGGCAATGGATTTTTTGGATTAATGTACCAATCGGAATTATCGCGATCTTTTTATCACACAAAATGTTACCTGAAAGTACAGGAAATAGTGATAAGATTAATCCACTAGATTCCATTTTGATTATTGTTGCATTGGCGGGTATTATTTTTTCGTTATCAGAAATGAACTCACCAAAATTAAACATATCAACTATTGTGATAGGAATAGTCAGTATATTTGTCGGTGTTTGGTTTGTGTTACGGCAAAAAAAGGAAAATAGTCCAATGGTTCCATTAAACTATTTTCAATCTACGACCTTTACCGGAGGTAATATTGCTACCTTTCTCTTATACGCTGCGATGTATGGTGTTGTATTTTTTCTACCACAGTTTTTACAAGTAGTTGATGGTGCAAATTCATTACAAGCTGGCCTCAAAATTCTGCCATGGACGGGAACTTTGTTTATTGTTACACCGTTTGCAGGAAAGGCAGTAGATCAGTTTGGTACAAAGTTAATTGCTACCTTAGGGTTAATTTTACAAGGAACTGGTTACTTGTTTATTATGCTGTTTGTGAATCAGCAAAGTTCTTATGCAATAATGGTAATTCCGTTAATTATTGCCGGTGCAGGCTTATCTATGGCTGGTCCAGCATTACAAAAGGCCGTTTTAGGATCAGTTGATCCTACTTCTTTAGGTAAAGCATCAGGTATTTATAATGTGTTTCGGTTGCTAGGCGGTGCTGTCGGTACAACTATAACAGTAATTGTTTTTTATAAATTTGGTAGCACTGTTTCAGCACAACAGTTTACAAGTGGCTTTAGATCAGCTATGCTATGTGCCGCCATATTTTCATTTCTGGGCATTTTATTTTCGATGCAATTTAAAAAAGGACATTAA
- a CDS encoding 4'-phosphopantetheinyl transferase family protein: MIYVCEIDFYVEYLRYQDLLDSVNENRRNVISHLFKKDDKIRSLLSQKLMEYAISNFLTIPVSQLVFEFNKYGKPELLSHSNVFFNISHCGNWLVCIVENDPVGVDIEKLVGYTTDTIDIFCSSKEKELLHLSGDPKNLYYKFWTLKAIGTGLFRDPKDVEVSFINEHQSRIILDKSYWLGRSIVINDEYVLSSVSSSSLEYHKYINISADTFYYESIS; encoded by the coding sequence TTGATTTATGTATGTGAAATAGATTTTTATGTTGAATACCTACGTTATCAGGATTTACTAGATAGTGTGAATGAAAATAGGAGAAATGTTATTAGTCATTTATTTAAAAAAGATGATAAAATTAGATCACTTCTATCACAAAAATTAATGGAATACGCTATTTCTAATTTCTTAACTATCCCTGTATCCCAGTTGGTATTTGAGTTTAATAAATATGGGAAACCAGAGTTGTTATCACATTCAAATGTATTCTTCAATATATCTCACTGTGGCAATTGGCTAGTCTGTATTGTTGAAAATGATCCGGTGGGTGTAGATATTGAGAAATTAGTCGGCTATACTACTGATACGATTGACATTTTCTGTTCGTCAAAAGAAAAAGAACTATTACATTTATCAGGTGATCCAAAGAACCTTTATTATAAGTTTTGGACACTTAAAGCTATTGGGACTGGTTTATTTCGAGATCCGAAAGATGTGGAAGTTTCATTTATTAATGAACATCAATCTCGAATCATACTGGATAAATCTTACTGGTTAGGCAGAAGTATTGTGATTAATGACGAATATGTTCTTTCCAGTGTTTCTTCAAGTTCATTAGAATATCATAAGTATATTAATATTTCGGCAGATACTTTTTACTATGAATCGATATCGTAA
- a CDS encoding winged helix-turn-helix transcriptional regulator yields MKEIYDCDLGCPVQNTLQFISGKWKSVILYHIFKNDVLRFSELQAKLPYVSKRMLAKQLSELEADGILDKRVYPVIPVKTEYRVTKLGSSLYPVIEAMAIWGTHYTQMVK; encoded by the coding sequence ATGAAAGAAATTTACGATTGTGACTTAGGTTGCCCAGTTCAGAACACACTACAATTCATATCTGGAAAATGGAAAAGTGTTATACTTTATCATATTTTTAAAAATGATGTTTTGAGATTCTCAGAATTACAAGCAAAGCTACCTTATGTTTCGAAAAGAATGCTTGCAAAACAACTATCAGAATTGGAAGCAGATGGTATATTGGACAAACGCGTTTATCCAGTCATTCCGGTGAAAACGGAATATCGGGTTACTAAATTAGGTAGTAGCCTCTATCCTGTTATTGAAGCGATGGCAATTTGGGGAACCCACTACACTCAAATGGTTAAGTAA
- a CDS encoding zinc-binding alcohol dehydrogenase family protein: MIKQVKAVGFYRHLPITDNNSFEDVLIDTPEVSGHDILVEVAGVAVNPVDTFVRKGGRKNKLVKPKIIGWDAVGTVIAKGDNVSLFNIGDRVWYAGDFTRSGSNAQQQLVDERVASLAPHNLDDSQAAAIPLVGLTAYESLFEKLNINWSGDNTQKIILIINGSGGVGSIAIQLAKLAGLTVIATASKSESVAWVKKLGASDVVDHYEDLITQVHKTGHQYVDYILNLNNLDAHWFEIAELIKPDGQVVATTENHRLIDLQKLTKKRVTFSW; this comes from the coding sequence ATGATAAAACAAGTAAAGGCGGTTGGCTTTTATCGTCACTTACCGATTACCGATAACAATAGTTTTGAAGACGTGTTAATTGATACACCAGAAGTCAGCGGGCATGACATTCTTGTTGAAGTTGCGGGTGTAGCAGTTAATCCTGTTGACACATTTGTGCGTAAAGGTGGTCGAAAAAATAAGTTAGTCAAACCAAAAATTATTGGCTGGGATGCTGTCGGGACAGTTATTGCAAAAGGTGATAACGTATCACTTTTTAATATCGGTGATCGCGTATGGTACGCAGGGGATTTTACAAGGTCAGGGAGTAACGCACAACAGCAATTGGTAGATGAAAGAGTTGCCAGTTTAGCACCTCATAATTTAGACGATTCACAGGCAGCAGCGATACCGTTAGTAGGGTTAACTGCCTACGAATCTTTATTTGAAAAGCTTAATATTAATTGGTCTGGGGACAATACTCAAAAAATAATTTTAATTATCAATGGTTCTGGTGGTGTTGGTTCTATAGCCATTCAGCTTGCAAAATTAGCTGGGTTAACTGTCATAGCTACTGCTTCAAAATCAGAATCAGTGGCGTGGGTTAAAAAGTTAGGTGCAAGTGATGTTGTTGATCATTATGAAGATTTGATCACGCAAGTTCATAAAACTGGTCATCAATATGTTGACTATATTTTAAATTTGAATAATTTAGATGCACACTGGTTTGAAATTGCTGAATTAATCAAGCCAGATGGGCAGGTTGTTGCTACGACAGAAAATCATCGATTAATTGATCTTCAAAAATTGACTAAAAAGCGGGTGACTTTCAGTTGGTAA
- a CDS encoding zinc-binding dehydrogenase has protein sequence MYSKSYYQTENMISQHNILRHLATLYEEEKIQPIATKTYYPINADNMKKAHADVESGHMIGKVTLVSWEGK, from the coding sequence ATGTATAGTAAATCGTATTACCAAACTGAGAATATGATTAGTCAGCACAACATTTTAAGGCATTTGGCAACGTTGTATGAGGAGGAAAAAATACAACCCATTGCAACAAAAACTTACTATCCAATCAACGCTGATAATATGAAAAAAGCGCATGCTGATGTCGAGTCAGGGCATATGATCGGAAAAGTAACGTTAGTTAGTTGGGAGGGGAAATAG
- a CDS encoding L-lactate dehydrogenase yields the protein MRKIGVIGIGHVGATVAHIIIAQGLADELVLVDKNSDKVAADALDFRDAASLLSTHATIHTGTAADLTDADLVISALGHIDLIKPGGDRFTELKANTPEVQQVGADLKKAGFNGVLIVISNPVDVITGIYQKATGLPTNQVFGTGTYLDTARLKRVLGETLHVDPRSVQGYMLGEHGDSQFAAWSTVKILGQDIQSLIAQHHLDLDKIANDARVGGFTVFNGKKYTNFAIAHAAVSLAQLVLSDARNEAIVSHYDDKFKSYISTPAIIGRAGVVQTFDLPLTPDEEIALQQSADAIVQKTADYL from the coding sequence ATGAGGAAAATTGGTGTTATAGGTATTGGACATGTTGGCGCAACGGTCGCCCATATTATTATTGCGCAAGGTTTAGCTGATGAATTAGTTTTAGTAGACAAAAATTCAGATAAAGTAGCAGCAGACGCTCTAGATTTTCGTGACGCTGCTAGTCTACTTAGTACGCACGCAACTATTCATACCGGCACGGCTGCTGACTTAACTGACGCAGACCTTGTTATTTCGGCTCTTGGTCATATTGATTTGATCAAACCAGGCGGTGACCGTTTTACTGAGCTTAAAGCAAATACACCTGAAGTACAACAAGTTGGCGCTGATTTGAAAAAAGCAGGCTTCAATGGTGTACTGATTGTGATTTCCAATCCCGTTGATGTTATTACAGGTATTTATCAAAAAGCAACCGGATTGCCTACTAATCAAGTATTTGGTACTGGCACTTATCTTGACACAGCACGCCTCAAACGTGTTCTGGGCGAAACGTTACACGTTGATCCTCGTAGTGTGCAAGGTTATATGTTAGGTGAACACGGTGACTCACAATTTGCCGCTTGGTCAACCGTAAAGATTCTAGGTCAAGACATTCAATCCTTAATTGCGCAACACCATTTAGACCTTGATAAAATTGCTAACGATGCCAGAGTTGGTGGTTTTACTGTTTTTAATGGTAAAAAATATACTAATTTTGCCATTGCACATGCTGCTGTGTCCTTGGCACAACTTGTCTTATCTGATGCACGTAACGAAGCGATTGTGTCTCACTATGATGACAAGTTCAAAAGTTATATCTCAACGCCAGCTATCATTGGACGCGCTGGTGTTGTACAGACATTTGACTTGCCTCTGACTCCAGATGAAGAAATCGCATTACAACAGTCTGCTGATGCCATTGTTCAAAAAACAGCGGATTATTTGTAA